The region GGCGATCTGATAAGCGTCGCGTATCGACGCGGGCAAACGCCCGGACCGCGCGAACACATAGCCGCGATCCAGAATGATCGCCACCGCCGCGACAGCCAGAATCGCGAGCGGATAAACGACCCATCCGCCCACGCGTACCGCTGTCAGTACATTCGTCCACTCTTGCATGACCTACCTCTACGCAACGACCTGACCGATTCAGAAATGCTTGGTGATGCCCGCATAAACGGCGAAATGCGGACCGTACTGCGGCGCGCCGACACCGATGCCGGAGCCGTCGCGCAACTCGTACACACGGTTGAACGCGTTGATGACCATCAGGCGCGCATCGAACTTGCCGATCAACGGCTGATTGAAATGCTGGATCACGCCGAGGTTGATCTGCGCGTAGACAGGCAGACGGTCGGTATTCGCAAAGCCGCTACGCAAACCGGTGCCGACGAGACCATCGAACGTGAAGGTGGTACGGCCGAGATCGTAGGCGCCGCCGAACGACGCGGTAATGCGCTGATCGTGGTCGAGGTACACCCAGTGATTGTTGATGTAGGCCAGTTCCGCCGGATCGAAGTTGAACTGCGCGGAATCGATGTCCTTGCCCTGCGCGCGGCTATACGCGATGTTCAGATACGCGGACAGGTTGTCCTGTTTGTAGTTCGCGGTGAATTCGAGCCCGTACACGCGGCCGTATTGATAGTTGAACGGCGTGTAGATGAGCGCGGTTCCGAACTGGCCTTCGTCGAGCAGATTGGTCGATTTCTTGTAGTACGCGTCGAGGCCGACCGTCAGGTTCGAGCCGAGACGCTGCGTCACGCCGAGATCGAAATAGTGACTGCGTTCCGGTTGCACCTGGTCGTTCTGGCTCGACGGACTCTGATTGGTCGTGCCGTTGAAACGGTTGATGGTCGAGCCCGACACCAGCTCGAACGCGGGTGGCGTGAAATAGCGCGCATAGCCTGCGTGAAACGTAGTGGTCGGCGTCAACGCATAGACCAGCCCGATGCGCGGGCTCAACTGGCTCGCGCTGACGTACTCGTCCATTTTGTCGTAGCGCAGACCGTAGTTCAGCGTGAGCTTGCTGGTCAGTTTCCATTCGTCCTGCACGTAAGCGCTATACAGGTAGCCGGTTTTGCTGCTCGAATCCTGAATGTTGAACGGCTGGTCGGAGAGTTGGTTGCCCGCATCGTCGACGGCGAAGACGTTCACGCTGTCGTCGAATACCGCATGCTCCTGCTGGAAGAACACGCCGGCGCGAATCGTGTGCTTGTCGTTGAGCCGCCACGTGGTATCCACCTGCGCGCCGTTGGCCGAATTGCTGTGGAAGTCTTTCGATGCCACGCCGTTGAACAGCAGATCGCCGACCGGGTCCGGGTTGAACTGGGTGCGCGTGTAGCGCGTGAACAACGCGACCTGATAGTCGAGCGCGCCGCCGTTGGTGCCCTGCAGCGCGACCACCGCGAAGTTGTTCAGCTCGGACTGCGTTTCGTTCAGTTGACTCGAATCGAAGGTGTTGTTGCCGTTCAGCGTGAAGTTGGTCGCGAGACCCGGCGTGTTGGGAATCTGGAACTGGTTGCTGGTGGTGCCGAACATCAGGCTCACGCGAGTGAGCGGATTGATGATGTACGACATATAACCGAATGCATCGCCCTGACGCGTGTGATCGTGAATCGCGCTCGCGCTGGAGGTCGGGTTCTCGATGCCGAGATTGTTCACGCCAAGCGAGCCGCTGAAGTAATAGCTGAACGGCCCCTGACTGCCGAACACATCCGCGCTGGTCTTCAGCGTTTGATGGCTGCCGCCGAACACGTCGATCGAGCCGCCGTTGCCCGTATCGCCGGTCTTGGTGCGGATGTCTACCACGCCGGCCGTGCGATAGCCGTATTGCGCGGGCAACGCCCCGGTCAGCAGATTCACCTGGTCGATGATGCGCGTGTCGAGTGCCTGCCCGAAACCGCTGATCGGCTCGGGAATGATGATGCCGTTGATCCGGTATTGCAGATTCGCGTGATCGCCGCGCACGTGCAGTTGCCCGTACGAGTCGCTGGCCACGCCGGGCGCCTGCAGCAGCACCTGGTTGAGCGGCGTGTCCTGCCCCGCGGGCAGCGCGTCGATATCGGCCTGGCTGAAGCGGTACACGCTGCTGCCGGTCTCGGGCAGCAAGCCGTTGCGCGCGCGGTCGAGCCGTTTGGCGTTCACCTGGACGTCGAGCGTATCGTTCTTCGTGGCGGTTGCGCCCGATGTATCGGGGGCGGTGCCGGTTGGCGCGCTTTCGTCCGTGGCGGCGTGGACGTGGGCGGAGAGGCCGGAGAGCGCGAAGAGCAGGAGTACGGCATGGGAGACACGCGTGCGGTTTTTCATCGTTATGGCGAGTGTGTTGGCGACGGGATGGAAGCGTTTTCGTCGAGTTGACGGTGTTGCTGTTTTCTGCGGACGAGCGAGGCCGGCGTGGCGGGTCCGCCCCACGCGAGATTGTCGACTGCTGTCTTAGGCCTAAAATGTTATAACATTACATAAAGTTTGGAAACTAAAAGTTGAGGAGCGTGTCAGGCGAGGCGCGTGGAGAAGGGAACTCTCCCGGTCGAAAGAGGGAGGCGCGCGAGTGTGCCCACGAAACGAGGCGAAGAACGATACGGCATCCTGACGATCAATCCCGGCTTGCAGTCCACCTCGACTTAAGCAGGTGGCGATCACGACAACCACATGCACCAGTTGTTGACGACATCCCGCAAACCCTTGCCCAGTAAGGCCGCCAAACGTTTGCGCGATTCCCTCCGACGAATCCATGCACTAAAGAAATGCATTGCGCATGTCGTTATCCCGTCAAATAAGTCAGGACCATCGGGCCTCCGCGCGTGCCTGAGCGCGGAAGCCCGAGGAATCAGCTCTTCGGGGGAATGAATCTTGAATCACCAACGATCGCCATGGTCGCGCACAGCGGCACCGGGCGAGGTCATCTATTCGGAAGGCTTCGCAGGCGACGCCGTCATCTACGTCATCGCGGATGGCAAAGTCGAAATCTCCACGCAGTGCGATGAAAAGAAAGTGATTCTCGCGACCTTAGGCAAGGGCGAGTTCTTCGGCGAAGCGGCGTTGCTGCCGGCCGAACCGCGCGCGCATACCGCCAAGGCGCTCAGCTTCTGTCAGTTGACCGTGATCGCGGCCAATATCGTGGAAGAGGAACTCGAGCGCGTGTCGCCGTTGCTGCGCCATATCGTGCGCACCATGATCCGCCGCGCGAAGAAGAAGGACGACGTGCTCGCCACCAACACGCACGCGGATTTCCTGCCGGGCGTCGTGTCGTACGCGCATGTGCTGTCGCTGATGGCCGGTATCGAAAGCAACGATCGCGCGGATGGCCGCATGCGCCGCGCGAACGGCGACGAGTTCTCGGTGCCGCTGCCCGAAGTGATCAAGAAGTGTCACGCGATCGCCGGTCATTCGCGTCCGCATGTGATGGCCATGCTCAAGCGCATGGAAAAGCTCAATCTGGTCACGCTCGAACCGGGCCGCTCGGAACGCATGAGCAATCTGCCCGCACGCTATTCGGCGTACGACGGCGCCACCGGCCGCCAGCTCGTCACGTTCGACCCGTTCCGGATCACCGAGCGCGCGCAGCAGGTTGCGGATCACGATCTGGATCTGTCGATCAGCAGCGAACTGGAGCTGATCGAACTGGACGATCTGGAAGCGCTGATCGGCGTCGAGAAGAAGGTGATTCTCAACAAGCTCTCGCATGCGGAAATCGCGGACGATCTGTTTGCGTTCCGCAAGACCAAGGTGCTGAACTACGTCGAGGAAAAGGGCATCAGTTATTTTTCGCGTCGCACGGTGCGCGGCGCGGGCGATCTGAAATCGCTCGACGACCTGGAGTTCGTCGATCAACGCACGCTGTTCGAAGCCGTGAGCGCATTCGATACCTACGACCTCGCGAAGCTGCTCTCCGCGATCACCGGGCAACCGGTGGCCGAGCGCTTGATGTCGGTGATGACCGAGGCGAGGAAGAAGGAAGTGTCGTGGGTGATGCGTCGCGAGATCAAGATCGATCCGCTCGAAATCGCTGAAATCGAAATGCGCTTCCTCGATACGGTCCGTGCACTGAAGGCGCCGGCGGGCAACGCGGCGCCGTTGTCCAGTGAAAACGTCTGACGCGGTCAGCACGATTGAGCCGATGATTTTCTCCGCGGAGCCGAAGGCCCGCGCAGCGCTTCGAGAGGACGTATGGATCTGTTGACGCTATTTGGCGCCGTGTTCGGCGTGGCGGCGATCGTCGCCGGGTTTTCGCTGGAAGGCGGGCATTTTTCGACGCTGTTCCAGCTGGAGGCATTCGTCATCGTGCTGGGCGGCACGTTCGGCGCGGTGATGATCCAGAACACGTGGGCGCGTTTCTTCGACGGCATCAAGCAACTGCGTCTTGCATTCGTGACGGCGCGGCAGGTGGATCGGGAAAGCCTCTCGGTGCTGCTCGAATGGGGCGATCAGGCGAAGCTGAACGGCATGCTCGCGTTCGAATCGATCGACTCCGGCGGGATCAGTCCGTTCGCGCGGCGCGGCCTCGAATTGCTCGCGAACGGCGTGTCCACCGCCGTGCTCGAAGACGCGTTGCAACGCGAGCTGGATGCGTACGAACGCAATCACGTGGCCGCCGCGCGCATCTGGCAGCAGGCCGGTGGTTACGCGCCGACCTTCGGCATTCTCGGCGCGGTGCTCGGACTGATTCAGGTGACCGGTCACCTGCTCGACCCCGCGCAACTCGGGCAAGGCATCGCCACCGCATTCATCGCGACGCTGTATGGGCTCGCGTTGGCCAATCTGGTGTTTCTGCCGCTGTACGGCAAGATTCGCTCGCAGGTGGATAGCGAGTTGCGCTTCAGGCGGCTCTATTTCGACGGCTTGCTGGCGATCTCGCGCAAGGAGTCGCCGCATACGATCGAGACGCGTCTCGCCGGCGACGTGCGGGCCAGGTCGGCGGAATTGCTGGGGTAGCGGGCGTATGAACTCACTCTCGGGCAACTCCGGCAACGCGGGAAGCCGCCGCTTCAAGGCGGATAAAACCGGCTATCAGGAAACCGACGACGAGGGCGACGGACAGTCCGGCCGCTGGCTGATTTCCTACTCGGACCTGATCACGACGCTGATGGTGCTGTTCCTTGCGCTGTACGCGCTGCAACTGGCGAAGAACCGGGATCTGGAAATCAAGGCGCTGGCGCAGCGCACGGCGAATAAGGTGAACGTGCCGAATGCGCCGAGTGCGCCGGCCCCCGCATCCAGCTCCCCGGATGCCGCCAGGAAACAACTCCTGTCGCTGCTGGCGCCGCTGCAAAACGACCGGCGCATCACGATCGCCAGCGCGACGCAGGGGATCGAGATCGCGATCAACGCGCGCATCCTGTTCAACTCCGGCGACGCACGCCTGCTGCCCGAATCGTTCGACGTGTTGAGCCGGATCGCCACGGTGCTGCGCGAGCGTTCGAAGAACAACATTCTCGTGGAAGGCCACACGGACAACGTGCCGATCGCCACGGCGAAATTCGAATCGAACTGGGAGTTGTCGTCGGCGCGCGCGGGCGCCGTGGTCCGTTTCTTCGCGGACAAAGGCATCGAGCCGCACAGAATGGCGGCGATCGGCCGCGCGGACAATTTCCCGCTGATCATCGGCGACGACGCGGCGGCGCGCGCCGCGAACCGGCGCGTGACCATTCTGGTCGAGTATTGAACGAAGTGCTGGCGAACAGGCAGTGAGCAAGCGATAAACAGGCAGGTAAAAACGCAAACCCGAGCGCGCCCGTAGCGCCCGCACTCCCCGAGCCGTTCCGCGCTAAAGTGTCGGCTGCACTACCGTCGAACGCTGTTCCGGGAGCTCTTCACGTCATGCCAGTCACCACCTTGCCGGACCCGGCCGTCGCCGTCGATGTCGATACGTCGCTCGGCCGTTTTCTGCGCGACCGCCGCACGCGTCTGCAACCCGGTCCCGACGCCCCAGGCCGTCGCCGCACGCCGGGCTTGCGGCGCGAGGAAGTCGCCACGCGCGCCAACGTGAGCGTCGCGTGGTACACGTGGCTCGAACAGGGGCGCGGCGGTCCGCCCTCGAACGAAGTACTGGAACGGCTCGCCCGCGCGCTCGAACTCGACGCCGCCGGCCGCGAGATGTTGTTCCTGCTCGCGCAGCAGCGTCCGCCGCCACTGAGTCCGGTCGCCACGTCGAGCGTGACGCCGGCATTGCAACGCGTGCTGGACGGCATGCCGCTCCATCCCGCGATCATCAAGACACCGACATGGGACGTGGTCGCGTGGAATGCCGCCGCCGTTGCCGTGCTCGGCGATTACGCGGCGGTGCCGGCACGCGAGCGCAACGTGCTGCGGCGTCTGTTCGGCGATCCGGCCATGCGCGCCTGCCAGCCGCATTGGCAGGAGAGCGCGCGAGTCGCCGTCGCGGTGTTTCGTTTCGACATCGCGCGCGGGGGCGGTTCCGTCGAGGCGTTGGCGCTGGCCGCCGAACTGCAGGAGAGCAGCGAGGATTTCCGTCTGCTGTGGGCCGAGAACGAAGTGCTCAATCACTGGGGCGGCACGAAGCAGATGATGCATTCGGTGGCCGGACCGCTGACGCTCGAATACACCGGTTTCCCGGTGGCGGGCGCGGAGGGTTTGAGCATGGTGGTGTTCACGCCGGTGTCCGCCGGCGATGTCGCCGCGGTCGAGTCGCTGGTATCGCGCAAGGCACGCCAACCAGGCAGCACCACAAGCCGCGCCCCTTGATGCGTTCGACCCGAACCGCCTTGATCTGATCCAACCTTTTCCCGATGCGCGTGTCCCGCCCCTTACCGCCGCTCCTATCCCTACGCGCATTCGAAGCCGCCGCGCGTCTGCTCAGTTTCAGTCACGCCGCGAATGAACTGTTCGTCACGCAGAGCGCGATCAGCCATCAGATCCAGAAACTGGAAGCCGACCTGGGCGTCGCGCTGTTCGAGCGACGCACGCGCGCGGTCGAGTTGACCGCTGCGGGCCACCGCTACTACGCGCGCGTGCATGAGGCATTCGACCTGCTGCGGCTCGGCACGCACGAGATTCGCGCGCCATCGGACGAACGCGGCAGCTTGAGCGTCGGCATTCTCGCTTCGTTCGCGACGCGCTGGCTCGCGCCGCGCTTGCAGGCGTTTGCCGCCGCGTGTCCGCGCATCGATCTGCAACTGCGTCCCGAGATCGCGCTCGCCGACGTGTCCGGTGGCGAAGTCGACGTGGCGATTCGCTACGGCCTCGGCGGCTGGCGCGGTGTGCAGGCGCAACGCTTGATGTCCGAGCGTTTGTCGCTGGTGTGCGCGCCGTCGCTCGTCGCGGGCAGGAAACGCGCACGCAAGCCGCAGGATCTGTTGCGCTATCCGCTGCTGACTTCGTACTCGCGGCAGTCGTTCGAATGGGATGCGTGGAGCCGTCGCTTCGGTCTCGACCTCGCGCAGGCTCAGCAGGTGCAATTGCACGACTACAACATCGTCGTGGAAGCGGCGCTGGCGGGACAAGGCATCGCGATGGGCCGGCACCGGCTGATCGCGCGGCAACTGGAAAGCGGTGCGCTGATCGAGGCATTGCCCGGCGCGACGCTGGACGACGCGCGCATCGGCTGGTGGTTCGTCGCGCCGAAGGGGCAACTCGGCGCGGCCGCCACGGCGTTTCGCGACTGGCTCGCCGCGACCGCGAAAGAAGACACGCAGGATTCGACGCATGAGTTTCATTCATCCGTCGTCGCAAAGAATTGATTGGTCAGCGCGTGGCATGCGCCGCTAGCATGAGCCTTCACTCTTCGTCCGGACTCTTCGATATGACTTCTTCGACCGCCTCTGCTGCTACTTCTGCTACTTCCTCCACCTCGATCTCGGCACGCGTCGCCAGCCTCGGCCTTGCGCTCGAAGCCGCCGCGTCGCCCGCCGCGAATTACGTGCCGTTCGTACTCGACGGCCATCTGCTGCATATCTCCGGGCAGGTTTCGCGCAAGGCGGGCAAGGCCGCCTTTCTCGGCCGTCTGGGCGACACCATCTCGGACGAATTGGGCACCGAGGCGGCGCGGGCGTCCGCGCTCGGCGTGCTGTCGCAGATTGCCGCCGCGACCGGGGACCGGCTGGACCGCGTTGCCCGCATCGTGCGGCTGCGCGTCTTCGTGGCGAGCACGCCCGATTTCGATCGGCACAGCACGATCGCGAACGGCGCGTCGGATCTGATGGTCGCGGTGTTCGGCGAGGCCGGACGGCATTCGCGCAGCGCGGTCGGCGTCGCGTCGCTGCCTTCCGGCGTGGCGATCGAAATCGAAGCGGTGGTCGCGTTGACCGCTGGAGACTGACCATGCCCGCTTCTCTTTCGAACGCTGCGGTGGCGGCATTGCGGGCGCTGACGCCGGGCACGCGGCGCATCGTGCATTTCAATCATGCGGGCGCGTCGCTGCCCTCGTCGGCGACGGTGGACGCGATTCACGCGCACCTGATACGCGAGGCCGACATGGGGCCGATGGAGGCGGGCGTCGCGGGACGCGAGCAGAGCGAACGGGCGCGCGCGCTCGCCGCGCGGCTGCTGAATGCGCAGCCGGCCGAGATCGCATTGACCACGGGCAATTCGACCGGCTGGGGCGCGGCCTTCGCCGCGTTGGGGGCGTGGCAAGCGGGCGATCGAATCCTCGTCGGGCGTCATGAGTGGGGCGGCAATCTGGGCGCGATGGGCGTCGCGGCGCAACGCGCGGGGGCATCGATCGACGTGATTCCGTGCGATGCAAACGGCGCGGTGGATCCCGACGCGCTCGAAGCGATGCTCGACGAACGCGTGCGTCTGATCGCGCTCACCTGGTTGCCGGCGAACGGCGGCCTGATCAATCCGGCGGCCGCGATCGGACGCGTCGCGCGTCGCCATGGCATTCCGTATTTCATCGACGCGGCGCAAGCGGTCGGGCAAATCCCGGTCGATGTCGTCGAGCTCGGCTGCGACGTGCTGAGCGGCGCGGGCCGCAAGGCGCTGCGCGGTCCACGTGGCACGGGGCTGTTGTATGTACGACAGGCGTTCCTCGTGAACCTGACGCCGCCGTTTACCGATACGCAATCCGCGCCGCTGAACGCACGCGGCGAACCCGTGCTGCGCGACGACGCGGCGCGCTTCGAAGCATCGGAGGCGGCACTCGCGCTGCATTGCGGACTGGCGAATGCGCTCGACGAAGCGCTCGATATCGGCATTGACGCGATCCGTGCGCGGATCGACGGCCTTGCTCGAGGACTGCGCGCGCGGCTTGCCGACTTGCCGAAGGTGACGGTGCTCGATCTGGGCATCGAACGCTCGGGCCTGGTGGCGTTCAATATCGACGGGCACGACGCCACATCGGTGCAGCGCGCGCTGGCGGCGCGGGGCGTGGTGATCGGTGGGAACGGGGCGAGCTACACGCCGTTCGACATGACCTCGCGCGGCCTGAAGGAGATCACGCGCGCGTCGCTGAGTTATCTGACTACGGATGAAGAAATCGAACGCTTGCTTGTCGAGTTACGTGCCATAGCAGAGCGATAAAAAACGGCGCGATAAAAAGCTAAACCATAAAAAACGGGGCGGCTCCCGCGGGAGCCGCCCCGTTTGCATCGACTTCGCTTCAGTTATTCCGTGCCGCGCACGATGCGCAGATCGCGCTCCACGCCATCGCCCAGCGCTTCGAGCGCCTTCTTGTAGGCGTCGCTTTCGTAAGCGGCGATGGCCTGCTCGTAGCTCGGGTACTCGATCACCACCGTGCGTTCGTTCAAGCCTTGCTCGCGTGCTTCCTCGGCGACACCCCGCACGATGAACTTGCCGCCCGCCGCCGCGACGGCCGGCGCCGCGAGTTGCGCATACGCGGCCAGTTTCGCCGGGTCTTTGGTCGCGCGATACGAAGTTACCCAATAGCCCTTGCTCATATGAATCTCCTGGTTCGGTGAAAAGTGGTCGCTGCGAGTGGTCGCCGCATGGCGGCGACCGGTTGAATCCGCTTCGGCATTATGTCGCTTTCCGGCGTCGAGAGTGGCGCGGCGCGACGATGGCGGGGATAGCGGCGCCGTGCCGCCGAGCGAATGGCGGCGAAACGCGGCGAGGTGCAGCACGGTGCAGCGGTCCACGCGACGATTTGTCTTACAGAATGCTAGCATTGCGGGGCCCTTTCATCGATCAAGAGGATCGAGATTGAATCCCTATTTCTATCGCTTCTGCACCGACGCTTATCCGCACGAGCAACGCTTCGAAGTATGGCGGGACGAGATCAACCCGATCTTCGACGTGGATATCGACAAGTCGGTCTCGCCGCGTTTCAACTACGACCTCTCGACCGGCTACGTCGGCTCGATACTGACCGGCTGCGGTTCATGGGCGGGACAGCGCGAGCCGGTGCCGTACCGGGTCAAGCGTTCGCCGCAACGTATCCGCTCCGACGGTCTCGACCATTTCTATCTGTGCCTCGGCATCACGCATTCGCTGGCCGGCTATGCCGCGCGCCAGCCGATCCATGCGCAGGCATCGACCATCTACGTGCTCGATCTCGCGCGCGAACTCGACTCCGAGATCGTCGCGGGCGACACGGTGATCCTGACGATCGCGCGCGATCTGCTGATGCCGCGCATCAAGTCCACCAACCTGCATGGCGCGGTGCTGCAAGGACCGTTGAGCGCATTGCTCGGCGATCATCTGATTTCGCTGCGGCGCCAGTTGCCGCATCTTGCGCCCGCCGACATGCCGCACGTCGAGCAGGCCACGCTCGCGATGGTGTCCGCCGCGCTCGCGCCGTCGACCCCGACGCTCGCCGACGCCGAAGGCGAAATCAATCGCGCGGTGCTGCAGCGCGTACGCCGCTATATCGACGCGCATCTGAAGTCGGCGGAACTGACGCCCGCGCGAATCTGCCGCGACGTCGGCATTTCGCGCGCGCAGTTGTACCGATTGTTCGCGCGCGAATCGGGCGTCGCGTTCTATATCCAGCAACGCCGGCTGGAAAAGATCCGGCAGATACTCGAAAGCGCCAAGGGCCGCGATCAGCATCTGTCGACGCTTGCCTTCCAGTTCGGCTTCAAAAGCGACTCGCACTTCAGCCGGGTGTTCCGCCAGGCATTCGGCTGTTCGCCACGCGAGGCGCGCGATCGTGGCGCCGCGCGCGAAGCGCGTCCCGCGTTGCCGCGCGACGAAGCGAACCGCCTCGGGTCGCTGCGCGACGTGCTCGGTAAACTCGAACAGTAAAGCCGTCGGCCACAAACGCCAGCCACAAGCGTCAGCCCGAAACGGCAAGTGCTAAACGGCAAGCGCTAAACCCACGCCCTGAAAACCACCCCGAGACGCCCAGACCAGAACCGGAGACGCTGAGGCAAATTCCCCCGCCGCATCGCTGCTACGATTTTCCGGCCTGATCGACGAGCGTTGCAAAGCGCGTTTCGATCGGCACGGAAACACGGAAAGCCGCGTCGATGCGCGCTCGACCCTGATCGCAGCCCGCCCTTCGACGCCCATTTGCAATCACCGGAACCGGGGATCGGGGATGAAGTACCGACTGCTTGCAGCGTCGGCTGTTCTGGCCGTGGCCGCTTGCGCCAACAATCCATCGTCAAGTTCCGTGGTGCG is a window of Paraburkholderia sp. D15 DNA encoding:
- a CDS encoding helix-turn-helix transcriptional regulator, with protein sequence MPVTTLPDPAVAVDVDTSLGRFLRDRRTRLQPGPDAPGRRRTPGLRREEVATRANVSVAWYTWLEQGRGGPPSNEVLERLARALELDAAGREMLFLLAQQRPPPLSPVATSSVTPALQRVLDGMPLHPAIIKTPTWDVVAWNAAAVAVLGDYAAVPARERNVLRRLFGDPAMRACQPHWQESARVAVAVFRFDIARGGGSVEALALAAELQESSEDFRLLWAENEVLNHWGGTKQMMHSVAGPLTLEYTGFPVAGAEGLSMVVFTPVSAGDVAAVESLVSRKARQPGSTTSRAP
- the gcvA gene encoding transcriptional regulator GcvA, coding for MRVSRPLPPLLSLRAFEAAARLLSFSHAANELFVTQSAISHQIQKLEADLGVALFERRTRAVELTAAGHRYYARVHEAFDLLRLGTHEIRAPSDERGSLSVGILASFATRWLAPRLQAFAAACPRIDLQLRPEIALADVSGGEVDVAIRYGLGGWRGVQAQRLMSERLSLVCAPSLVAGRKRARKPQDLLRYPLLTSYSRQSFEWDAWSRRFGLDLAQAQQVQLHDYNIVVEAALAGQGIAMGRHRLIARQLESGALIEALPGATLDDARIGWWFVAPKGQLGAAATAFRDWLAATAKEDTQDSTHEFHSSVVAKN
- a CDS encoding TonB-dependent receptor, whose product is MKNRTRVSHAVLLLFALSGLSAHVHAATDESAPTGTAPDTSGATATKNDTLDVQVNAKRLDRARNGLLPETGSSVYRFSQADIDALPAGQDTPLNQVLLQAPGVASDSYGQLHVRGDHANLQYRINGIIIPEPISGFGQALDTRIIDQVNLLTGALPAQYGYRTAGVVDIRTKTGDTGNGGSIDVFGGSHQTLKTSADVFGSQGPFSYYFSGSLGVNNLGIENPTSSASAIHDHTRQGDAFGYMSYIINPLTRVSLMFGTTSNQFQIPNTPGLATNFTLNGNNTFDSSQLNETQSELNNFAVVALQGTNGGALDYQVALFTRYTRTQFNPDPVGDLLFNGVASKDFHSNSANGAQVDTTWRLNDKHTIRAGVFFQQEHAVFDDSVNVFAVDDAGNQLSDQPFNIQDSSSKTGYLYSAYVQDEWKLTSKLTLNYGLRYDKMDEYVSASQLSPRIGLVYALTPTTTFHAGYARYFTPPAFELVSGSTINRFNGTTNQSPSSQNDQVQPERSHYFDLGVTQRLGSNLTVGLDAYYKKSTNLLDEGQFGTALIYTPFNYQYGRVYGLEFTANYKQDNLSAYLNIAYSRAQGKDIDSAQFNFDPAELAYINNHWVYLDHDQRITASFGGAYDLGRTTFTFDGLVGTGLRSGFANTDRLPVYAQINLGVIQHFNQPLIGKFDARLMVINAFNRVYELRDGSGIGVGAPQYGPHFAVYAGITKHF
- a CDS encoding OmpA family protein → MNSLSGNSGNAGSRRFKADKTGYQETDDEGDGQSGRWLISYSDLITTLMVLFLALYALQLAKNRDLEIKALAQRTANKVNVPNAPSAPAPASSSPDAARKQLLSLLAPLQNDRRITIASATQGIEIAINARILFNSGDARLLPESFDVLSRIATVLRERSKNNILVEGHTDNVPIATAKFESNWELSSARAGAVVRFFADKGIEPHRMAAIGRADNFPLIIGDDAAARAANRRVTILVEY
- a CDS encoding flagellar motor protein, which produces MDLLTLFGAVFGVAAIVAGFSLEGGHFSTLFQLEAFVIVLGGTFGAVMIQNTWARFFDGIKQLRLAFVTARQVDRESLSVLLEWGDQAKLNGMLAFESIDSGGISPFARRGLELLANGVSTAVLEDALQRELDAYERNHVAAARIWQQAGGYAPTFGILGAVLGLIQVTGHLLDPAQLGQGIATAFIATLYGLALANLVFLPLYGKIRSQVDSELRFRRLYFDGLLAISRKESPHTIETRLAGDVRARSAELLG
- a CDS encoding helix-turn-helix domain-containing protein; amino-acid sequence: MNPYFYRFCTDAYPHEQRFEVWRDEINPIFDVDIDKSVSPRFNYDLSTGYVGSILTGCGSWAGQREPVPYRVKRSPQRIRSDGLDHFYLCLGITHSLAGYAARQPIHAQASTIYVLDLARELDSEIVAGDTVILTIARDLLMPRIKSTNLHGAVLQGPLSALLGDHLISLRRQLPHLAPADMPHVEQATLAMVSAALAPSTPTLADAEGEINRAVLQRVRRYIDAHLKSAELTPARICRDVGISRAQLYRLFARESGVAFYIQQRRLEKIRQILESAKGRDQHLSTLAFQFGFKSDSHFSRVFRQAFGCSPREARDRGAAREARPALPRDEANRLGSLRDVLGKLEQ
- a CDS encoding RidA family protein codes for the protein MTSSTASAATSATSSTSISARVASLGLALEAAASPAANYVPFVLDGHLLHISGQVSRKAGKAAFLGRLGDTISDELGTEAARASALGVLSQIAAATGDRLDRVARIVRLRVFVASTPDFDRHSTIANGASDLMVAVFGEAGRHSRSAVGVASLPSGVAIEIEAVVALTAGD
- a CDS encoding cyclic nucleotide-binding domain-containing protein, producing the protein MNHQRSPWSRTAAPGEVIYSEGFAGDAVIYVIADGKVEISTQCDEKKVILATLGKGEFFGEAALLPAEPRAHTAKALSFCQLTVIAANIVEEELERVSPLLRHIVRTMIRRAKKKDDVLATNTHADFLPGVVSYAHVLSLMAGIESNDRADGRMRRANGDEFSVPLPEVIKKCHAIAGHSRPHVMAMLKRMEKLNLVTLEPGRSERMSNLPARYSAYDGATGRQLVTFDPFRITERAQQVADHDLDLSISSELELIELDDLEALIGVEKKVILNKLSHAEIADDLFAFRKTKVLNYVEEKGISYFSRRTVRGAGDLKSLDDLEFVDQRTLFEAVSAFDTYDLAKLLSAITGQPVAERLMSVMTEARKKEVSWVMRREIKIDPLEIAEIEMRFLDTVRALKAPAGNAAPLSSENV
- a CDS encoding DUF1330 domain-containing protein: MSKGYWVTSYRATKDPAKLAAYAQLAAPAVAAAGGKFIVRGVAEEAREQGLNERTVVIEYPSYEQAIAAYESDAYKKALEALGDGVERDLRIVRGTE
- a CDS encoding aminotransferase class V-fold PLP-dependent enzyme — translated: MPASLSNAAVAALRALTPGTRRIVHFNHAGASLPSSATVDAIHAHLIREADMGPMEAGVAGREQSERARALAARLLNAQPAEIALTTGNSTGWGAAFAALGAWQAGDRILVGRHEWGGNLGAMGVAAQRAGASIDVIPCDANGAVDPDALEAMLDERVRLIALTWLPANGGLINPAAAIGRVARRHGIPYFIDAAQAVGQIPVDVVELGCDVLSGAGRKALRGPRGTGLLYVRQAFLVNLTPPFTDTQSAPLNARGEPVLRDDAARFEASEAALALHCGLANALDEALDIGIDAIRARIDGLARGLRARLADLPKVTVLDLGIERSGLVAFNIDGHDATSVQRALAARGVVIGGNGASYTPFDMTSRGLKEITRASLSYLTTDEEIERLLVELRAIAER